A stretch of Mastacembelus armatus chromosome 1, fMasArm1.2, whole genome shotgun sequence DNA encodes these proteins:
- the LOC113127900 gene encoding butyrophilin subfamily 2 member A2-like isoform X3, translated as MSETLLMLLLVLMLQVAAGQYRLVCPTPLIKAAAGDRAVIECHVDPPVNLKTKTVEFSKVDPYEVLLVHRSGEVDPDQSSSRISLSDEDLKRGIVRLQISPVQLSDSGLYKIRIPQLKAHCTFDLSVEKKDPEQNRINTQDDNTTTETKPKKPDENHVGAIVGGILGAIVLAGLILVLVKRRKKIWRKIGG; from the exons ATGTCAGAGACGCTGCTAATGTTACTGTTGGTGTTAATGCTCCAGGTCGCCGCCG GACAGTATCGGCTCGTTTGCCCGACTCCACTGATCAAGGCTGCAGCAGGTGACAGGGCTGTTATTGAGTGTCATGTGGATCCTCCAGTCAACTTGAAGACTAAGACAGTGGAGTTCAGTAAAGTCGACCCCTATGAGGTGCTCCTCGTCCATCGATCTGGAGAGGTTGATCctgatcagagcagcagcaggataagTCTCAGTGATGAAGATCTGAAAAGAGGAATCGTGAGACTGCAGATCTCCCCAGTGCAGCTGTCTGACAGTGGACTCTACAAGATCCGTATCCCACAACTGAAGGCCCACTGTACCTTTGACCTCAGTGTTG agaaaaaagatCCAGAACAGAACCGGATAAATACCCAGGATGACaacacaaccacagagacaaaacCAAAGAAACCTG ATGAGAACCATGTTGGGGCCATAGTTGGTGGGATCCTCGGTGCCATTGTCCTTGCTGGTCTTATTCTTGTCCTGGTGAAACGCAGAAAGA AGATCTGGAGGAAGATCGGAGGATAA
- the LOC113127900 gene encoding butyrophilin subfamily 2 member A2-like isoform X2: MSETLLMLLLVLMLQVAAGQYRLVCPTPLIKAAAGDRAVIECHVDPPVNLKTKTVEFSKVDPYEVLLVHRSGEVDPDQSSSRISLSDEDLKRGIVRLQISPVQLSDSGLYKIRIPQLKAHCTFDLSVAEKKDPEQNRINTQDDNTTTETKPKKPDENHVGAIVGGILGAIVLAGLILVLVKRRKKIWRKIGG, translated from the exons ATGTCAGAGACGCTGCTAATGTTACTGTTGGTGTTAATGCTCCAGGTCGCCGCCG GACAGTATCGGCTCGTTTGCCCGACTCCACTGATCAAGGCTGCAGCAGGTGACAGGGCTGTTATTGAGTGTCATGTGGATCCTCCAGTCAACTTGAAGACTAAGACAGTGGAGTTCAGTAAAGTCGACCCCTATGAGGTGCTCCTCGTCCATCGATCTGGAGAGGTTGATCctgatcagagcagcagcaggataagTCTCAGTGATGAAGATCTGAAAAGAGGAATCGTGAGACTGCAGATCTCCCCAGTGCAGCTGTCTGACAGTGGACTCTACAAGATCCGTATCCCACAACTGAAGGCCCACTGTACCTTTGACCTCAGTGTTG cagagaaaaaagatCCAGAACAGAACCGGATAAATACCCAGGATGACaacacaaccacagagacaaaacCAAAGAAACCTG ATGAGAACCATGTTGGGGCCATAGTTGGTGGGATCCTCGGTGCCATTGTCCTTGCTGGTCTTATTCTTGTCCTGGTGAAACGCAGAAAGA AGATCTGGAGGAAGATCGGAGGATAA